In Anopheles bellator chromosome 2, idAnoBellAS_SP24_06.2, whole genome shotgun sequence, the genomic stretch CAACATTTAGGGAGTCAGATTAGTAAAGTTATCCCCGAACTGTGATCTTTGCTGAAAAACACCTGTAGAGAAGCCTAGCGTTCAACCAACGCAGACCGCACAGTGACGATGGAATCCAAAATACCGAAACCTTCGTTTCTGAACAAACCGGGTCCTCTGAGCCTTCCCGGCAGTGCGCGGTTACCGCTGAGCAGAGATTTGTTGAATCTGCCACCGATGGGCAACAATTCGACAATGTTTGCGGTGAAGATGCGAGGTTCGCCGGAGCCACGGCCCAACAAAGCGGCTGCCTTCAACCGCGCCAAACTACGTCGCAGCCGTTCAGCGACGGATTTGAACCGGATCGACTTCCATCGTCCCAAGTATGTGTCGTCGCTGAGCACAATCCCGTCGAAGTCGGGCACCATCACGGccgcgacggtggcgatgatgacgaacaGTGAGCTGGTGCGTCCGGTAAGTGCCAACACCGGTCTAGGAAGGGGCGGAGGCGGATTAATGCGGAGAAGTCGTTCGGCGTGTGACATCGCCAGAAGACCGAACGAATCAACTACCtcctcaacaacaaccacatcCTCGGTCAGCTCAACAACCGGCCTGAAACGTCAACCACCGTCGGCCAATGGTAGCTCCGGTGTTCCTGCGAAGATGACGAAGATGGGCATGATTCCACCCTCCCGTGTCGGTTTGACCAAAACTCCTTCTAATAAGATTTCAAAGCCTCCTTCGACCGGAGTTACTACTTTGCGCAAGGTGGCCCCTAACAGCAAGCCCGCGGGCCCCGTTAGGCGAGAAATCGGCGCCGGAAGTTCGAAAGTGGCTCCGGTAGCAAATGGTCCGAAAGCAAGCGGCGCGCCTCCTAAGGGGCCCAGTAAGACGATGACCAAACGGATTCCGCCCTACGACTATAAGGCGCGGTTTGCTAACCTGCAAGAGAAGCATAAGTTGCTGTTGGAAAAGTACGAGAAACTTCACGAGCAGCATGCCAGTTACGAGCAGGTACAGGAGCTATACGACGATTGTAGCCGTCAGTTGCACGAAttgaagcagcagcatgaaGTGCTGCAACTGGATCTGCGAACGGTTCGAGAGGAACGGGACACGCTGGATCACGCGAACCAGGAGCTCACTACGTCGCTCCAGCGCACGGAAGCGGAACTAAAACAATACCGGGAAAGGTTTACGGCCACCAACAATGAGCTGGTCGAAGCGAAGCGGCTGCTGAAGGAGCTCGAAGATAAGGCAAACTTCCTGGAGGAAGAGAACTTTTCACTTCAGGAAACGAACCAGCGAAACGCGGAGCTGCTGTTTCATGCGAACATCGAGCGGAAAGACCTGCACAACATGGTGATGGATTTGCGTGGCAATATTCGCGTGTTTTGTCGTGTGCGACCTCCGCTGCCATCGGAGACGCATCGGCTGGAGTGCTGCTGGAAATATCTGGACGAACAGTCGATCGAGCTGATGGCCATGGACGGTAGCAATAAGCGGTACGATTTCAGCTTCGATCACGTGTTTCACTCGCGTACCCAACAGGAAGACATCTTCGACAACGTTTCGCCCCTCGTCCAGTCCGCCCTGGACGGGTACAATGTGTGTATCTTTGCGTACGGCCAAACAGGCAGCGGCAAAACCTACACGATGGACGGGGTTCCGGACAGCATGGGCGTTATCCCCCGGACGATCGATCTGATCTTTAACGCCGTCAGCGACTACAAACGCTTCGGATGGGAGTACGAGGTAGGAACCGAACTAACTGTGAGCGTaattgaaaactaatttcacCCCGATCGTGCAGATACGCGTCAATTTTCTGGAGATCTACAACGAGATACTGTACGATTTGCTCGACACGACCGGAATGACGAAGGATCTGGAGATCAAGATGGCCAGCGCCAAGAGTAAAACCGAGGTGTACGTGTCTAACATTATCGAGGAGACGGTCGAGTCACCGGCCCGGCTGCATCAGCTGATGAACATTGCCAAGATGAATCGCGCGACGGCAGCCACGGCAGGTAACGAGCGTTCCTCGAGATCGCACGCCGTCACGAAGATCACGCTGATCGGCACGCACCCGGTGAAGGGTGAAACGTGTGTCGGGTCGGTGAATTTGGTCGATTTGGCCGGCTCGGAAAGCCCGAAAACGAGTACGCGGATGGACGAGACAAAAAACATTAACCGCTCGCTGAGCGAACTGAGCAACGTGATTCTGGCGCTTGTGCAGCGCAACGAACACGTGCCGTACCGTAACTCGAAGTTGACCCACCTGCTGATGCCCAGCTTGGGAGGTAACTCTAAGACGCTCATGTTTGTCAACGTTGCACCGTTTCAGGACTGCCTGACCGAAACGGTGAAATCGCTGCGTTTCGCGTCACAGGTCAACTCCTGCAAGATGCAAAAGGTACGCAAAAATAAGATGCTCAACAGCGCCTGATCTGACACCGAGGGACAACTgcgttcttttatttttcatttaacatTTGTATTGCAAATAGCTAGGTTAAGAATATTTTTTACTCTTGAAACATCCGCTTTAGCCGTTagttttttaaacaaacacatgCTTGCACTGCCAAAAAACGGACACGCTCTACGCGGGCATCATGTGGCTGAGACCAGACGGCACTTCGTTTCAAGAGACCTTAACGTTGTAATTACCGTAAACGAATGTACAATGAATAAAACACGTTTTACCAAAGGTGTTTCGTGTCTACTGCTGTCCGGTACCGCAGATGAGTGAAAGCTGTTCAAACACTCGAAGAGCGGTGTTAAGCATCAAAATCAGTAACGACAGTTCCGGTCCATCGCCAATGCAGAGCACGGTTGCCTCTTTGATCGTGGCCGGGTTACCGATCCGAAAGCCGATTATCCAGCAGCGGGCCGCAAAACGCATCAGGAGCAGTGAAATCGACAACACGACACCGACCAGCAGTGCGACCAGGACCGTTTCCGCGTGAGATGTGTTGTCGCGCGTTAGCGCACGTCGGAAGTAAACCACTTGGCCAACGTTGGCCAATAACACGGTATTGGATGCGGAAAACAGAGTGGTAAGCCCGACAAAGAATATTTCCCGCGCTTTGCACTGGTTTTGTGGCCTTTCCTGTGGGGATAATGCTAAATCAactttttatgctgtttgAAACATTAATGACGCTGCCTTACCTCGTTCATTGTGTTTAAATGACTGCAGAGTGGCCAATAACGTAACGGATTAACGCAAAGTTGCTGcaataaaaatagtttaatcAGTTTATGAACCTCATACAAATTTTACAGAACGAATAGTGAATTAGGATGCAGCAGAAACAGCGATCGTCTCGTTCCAATGTGTGTCTGCGTTTGAGTAATTGTTGGTTGGTAGTAATTGTACAGGGTGGTTTTTTCTTTAGCTGATAGCGCCGACATATCCGCCCTGAATACTGACCAGACCCAACACGCCATAACCACCTTATCCACACTAAATATGGAAACTTACGCTTACCTGCCAAGAGGATATTATAATCTAGTACAAAGTCGTAGCTTAATATGAACACTGGAACCGCGTTGTATTAGGAAGTCGTTGCATTCGGAGTCTGACTGCCGAGCGGCAACGGTTGGTTTAAGAGAATCGCGCACTGCGTATTCAGATTGGTAAAAACTTGCAGCGCAAgattggaaataaaaatcaaaaccgtTAACACTATGCTAATCCATTCGAGCACCGACTTGAATCTGGGACCACGCTTTATGCGATGACTTGTCTGTATTCGTCGAATCAACAGAACCCCAAACtggaagaaataaatttgtcAGCTATGACCGGGTCGACTACCGGATCGAACCTGAAGTTTACCACGGACAGCATAGAAGTGACCAACAGCACCAGGAAGGCCCAGAACTTGGGACCCAGATCCGTACCGATTTGAAAGAGCTGCTCTAACTGATGAAGGTTGACTGTTACAATAGTCACAAGTCCGGCTGTACTCTCCGTGTCGATGTTGAATGACGATGACTCGTCTGGTGGCTGTACGGTTTCCCGATGCTGCTGTGTAGGGTTTCCCGATGGAACAAGTTCGAACGATTCCGATCTACGTTGACGAACTTGAACTTGCGACTCAATCATGCTTAAGACTCCGACAGTTTAGCGAACTCTGCAATAGGCGTAGTTGAAGACAAAGCAAACACTCAAATGGACGTTGCCAAAAGTGTCGAAAGTTCCCACCTCGCGAATGCATTCGACGTAGTCTGCAGTCCTGCATTGCGATAAGATAAGGTCCTAGATGAGATAGTCCCTTTATCGTCCTAGACGAGTGTCCAAAACTGCATTTAGGTTAATGACTGATATCGATAttcgtttttttgcattattcCTAAATCAGGCCTCCGATTGTCGAATACAGGTTCAGTCAGCGTATGCCACGTTGTAACGGTTGgtgttatgttttctttcataAAACACTCAATACCAGCATGGTGCAGCGTCTCGATAAGGAATGCGTCATGTTATATTGCCATTAAATCAATTGCCGTTTATCGTGGGATTCTGGTGCTACGCCACAGTTACTGGGTCTGTTggtcggtgttggtgctggCCAGCACGTGTATTTGCATGCTTTTTGTCGCGTTGTAAATTTGTCCCGGTGGAAACGGCTGCAGCCGGGGATGGGCATCGCTCTTCGATTTGTTCGCCGAGATGTATTTCGATAGGCGAATGTTTGGCAGTGGCAGAAAACCGGCGGCCAGAGGCAACACATCCAGCGTGATACTGTGGCTTTCGACTTCCTCCATCGATATGACACCTGTGGGACGCGAACACGGCAAAAGATAAATTGAACTCCGATTAAAGGTAAACGAAAAGTCAAGGAACACAAACCTGCGGTGCGGCCAACGACGGCCCACATGTTCTGATCGGCCAGCACCTCGTACATCAAATCGGCGTACGGATTGTCGTGAACTTTCGAGATGCGCAGATTGAGGTGACAAACGGAGTTCACTCGGCACAGTTCCTGCGGTTCTACCTTCGCACAGATCGTGAAAAGTGTCGTGTAGTCCATCACGTCGAATGTGACACTGTACGGTAGATAGGTTCGTCGGTCAGCCGGCACCAGTGCATCGGCGAAACGCAAGCGGAAGTCCACATTTACGATCGGATGCTCCCGTTCCGCTTTGAGCGCTTCCACTTGCAGCTCGTACAAGTACGAGATGGACAGGGCTTTGCTCATGACCATTTCCTGTTGCTCGAGTGGATTGATGTCGATGATGGTGACCCCCTCGGCCGCACAGGACATCTGCGCCTCGCGCAGCACCAACCGATAGTCACTGACGCCCTTCAGCACGACCTGGAGGAACTTTCGTGTACCGGACGAATGCAGCCGACAGGAAGCGATCAGCGCGGGCATGAAGTGAAGCGGAATGTTGATCTCGTTGCGACTCCACGGCACCTGCAGTGAAACTTTCTGTTCGATTGCCCGTTCCTCCCGTTTGCCAGGCAAATCACAGATCGCTTCCAGCGCGATCGTTCGTTGCTCGAACGGTGCGAAATCGTTCAGCGGTACGGTTAGGTCACGCTCGAACGCGGCCAGCGGAACGGTGCCCGCCAGGCGCAAGCGGAGATTCTTCGAACAGCGCAGTGTAGCTGAGGTGTCCTTTGGAAAGCGAAAGCTTCCGGCTGAAATGAGCAGTTCCACCGGCTGCTCGACACCCGCCACGAGATTCACGAAGTTGAGCGAAGCGATCGACGCTTTCGTGATGGTTTCAAATGTTTCACTTCGAACGGGCAGGCTCTCCGAGAGGAACTCTACGCTCTGGATTTGCACCGACAGCTGCCGGAAGCTCCAGGTGCCGACACGAGTGGCTTTCGTTTTGAGCGTGACCGTGTTTGGTCCGGGCTGCAGTAAAACTTGCTCGCTACCGACACAGTGGGTGAAATCTGAACGCTGCGTCGGAGACACCTTGCGacgagtgctgctgcttctgcgtACCGGTTGCTTCACCGGATTATCGCAAGCCACGGAAGCTCCACTCAGGGTGTTGTCCTGCTTGTAATCCAGATGAAGGATGACGGGCAGATGGGCACCGATCTCTGTAGCGCTTGGCTTTGATCCGGCCCCACCTGGGTCAACGCTTTGTTTGGCATTCATTTCGAACGACAAGAGTACCTGTTCGGCGAGCAGTTCCCGCGGAAAATGGCTCTCGATATCAAGCCTCACGATGACAAAGTCATCCTGCACGATGGAGGTGCTGTCCAGCTGGACACGATCGACGCGGAAGTGATCCTCGAGAGAGCAAAGCACGCTCAGTGCGTCGATGTCCTCGTTCCGAATCGTTTGCAGCAGGCGGAGCGATTTCATGAACTCATCAAAATAGAATGTACGCACCAGGAGCTCCAGATCCTGACAGCACGCGATCGCGCTGCAGGTTTTGGTGTAGTTTACGTTGTCCTTCATCTTGCGGTAGCACGAGGCGAGCTCGAGGAGGGTCTGGCTGGCCAGATAGTGCCAGTTTTCCGCCTTGAGTTCGCGCAGCAAATCGGTGAAGAAGTTGACCGCCTTCTGTGGCTCGTTGAGTGTGATGTAGAAGTTTCCCAGATCCAGCCCGACCAGGCGGGCCGAACGGAGGCGCGAGACGTGCTTGTATGTGCTGATGGCCAGCTCGCTAAGCTCGAGATACAGTTTGGTGAACGCCTGATTCGAACCGAGAGCCTCCTTTAGCGTATCGGTAGCcgatttttttggtttcctcGCCGGCGAGTGAGGCTTACTGCGCGATTCCCCCAGTTCCGGTTGCTCAAGCCGTAGCCCGACATTTCCCGACGCAGGCAGACTGTCACCCATGCCGGCTGAAAGATGAACGACCGTGTGCAGTTGCTCCGAAGTCGGCACGAACCCGGGCAGCAGCCCACACTGCTTTCCCAAACTGTGCAACTTCTCTTTGGCCAGATTCCAGATGGGAGCGGAAAACTGGGAGCACTTGTAGATGTCCTTTGATTCCTGCACCTTATCGCATAGGTTAAGAACCTCGAGCGAACACACAAACTCCCAGCAAGCGAGGGCCCCTTCTGGCGTTTCTAGCTTCAGGGCTTCGATTTCACGCAACGTGGCAAACAGGAAGGGCAGCAGACGTTCAGCAATTTCCCACGGTTTACCGGCCGCGTCCAACAGCATGCATTGGCGCTCGAAGAGGTAGCTGCGAAACTCGAGCAGTGTGACATTGCGTGCAACGATCTTCGCCCGCGTTTCCATCATTTTGGCCGGATTGAGCGAGATGCCGTGAAAAGTGTAGAGCGGCTGGTCGAAGATGTGGAGCCACTTTTGCTTCTCGCCAAACACCGAGTTCAGGATAAACTGCGAAAACATTGCGTCCAGCTCGTCGTACTGTACC encodes the following:
- the LOC131209065 gene encoding trafficking protein particle complex subunit 10, translating into MDKPLLTYSGDSRIFKTLEPHIVAALPADSAEWKRSYGRPVKNVRVEATFKPFDQGALERYKEGKWSIVDHPVLHIYVTECSDVEAYRGSVKEEIDQWLKVLNNYGVTDWMILLVETLDVKKSKNILPRTTVLDKIRLDFASKNGDRCLSILNPARFELKATESFRCLLQRIRHLMLTGYNKSIVKYEELIRTNRENRIQENWSFIDYFLLQEQLAFVLEMLGQHSEALVQYDELDAMFSQFILNSVFGEKQKWLHIFDQPLYTFHGISLNPAKMMETRAKIVARNVTLLEFRSYLFERQCMLLDAAGKPWEIAERLLPFLFATLREIEALKLETPEGALACWEFVCSLEVLNLCDKVQESKDIYKCSQFSAPIWNLAKEKLHSLGKQCGLLPGFVPTSEQLHTVVHLSAGMGDSLPASGNVGLRLEQPELGESRSKPHSPARKPKKSATDTLKEALGSNQAFTKLYLELSELAISTYKHVSRLRSARLVGLDLGNFYITLNEPQKAVNFFTDLLRELKAENWHYLASQTLLELASCYRKMKDNVNYTKTCSAIACCQDLELLVRTFYFDEFMKSLRLLQTIRNEDIDALSVLCSLEDHFRVDRVQLDSTSIVQDDFVIVRLDIESHFPRELLAEQVLLSFEMNAKQSVDPGGAGSKPSATEIGAHLPVILHLDYKQDNTLSGASVACDNPVKQPVRRSSSTRRKVSPTQRSDFTHCVGSEQVLLQPGPNTVTLKTKATRVGTWSFRQLSVQIQSVEFLSESLPVRSETFETITKASIASLNFVNLVAGVEQPVELLISAGSFRFPKDTSATLRCSKNLRLRLAGTVPLAAFERDLTVPLNDFAPFEQRTIALEAICDLPGKREERAIEQKVSLQVPWSRNEINIPLHFMPALIASCRLHSSGTRKFLQVVLKGVSDYRLVLREAQMSCAAEGVTIIDINPLEQQEMVMSKALSISYLYELQVEALKAEREHPIVNVDFRLRFADALVPADRRTYLPYSVTFDVMDYTTLFTICAKVEPQELCRVNSVCHLNLRISKVHDNPYADLMYEVLADQNMWAVVGRTAGVISMEEVESHSITLDVLPLAAGFLPLPNIRLSKYISANKSKSDAHPRLQPFPPGQIYNATKSMQIHVLASTNTDQQTQ
- the LOC131209980 gene encoding protein claret segregational — protein: MESKIPKPSFLNKPGPLSLPGSARLPLSRDLLNLPPMGNNSTMFAVKMRGSPEPRPNKAAAFNRAKLRRSRSATDLNRIDFHRPKYVSSLSTIPSKSGTITAATVAMMTNSELVRPVSANTGLGRGGGGLMRRSRSACDIARRPNESTTSSTTTTSSVSSTTGLKRQPPSANGSSGVPAKMTKMGMIPPSRVGLTKTPSNKISKPPSTGVTTLRKVAPNSKPAGPVRREIGAGSSKVAPVANGPKASGAPPKGPSKTMTKRIPPYDYKARFANLQEKHKLLLEKYEKLHEQHASYEQVQELYDDCSRQLHELKQQHEVLQLDLRTVREERDTLDHANQELTTSLQRTEAELKQYRERFTATNNELVEAKRLLKELEDKANFLEEENFSLQETNQRNAELLFHANIERKDLHNMVMDLRGNIRVFCRVRPPLPSETHRLECCWKYLDEQSIELMAMDGSNKRYDFSFDHVFHSRTQQEDIFDNVSPLVQSALDGYNVCIFAYGQTGSGKTYTMDGVPDSMGVIPRTIDLIFNAVSDYKRFGWEYEIRVNFLEIYNEILYDLLDTTGMTKDLEIKMASAKSKTEVYVSNIIEETVESPARLHQLMNIAKMNRATAATAGNERSSRSHAVTKITLIGTHPVKGETCVGSVNLVDLAGSESPKTSTRMDETKNINRSLSELSNVILALVQRNEHVPYRNSKLTHLLMPSLGGNSKTLMFVNVAPFQDCLTETVKSLRFASQVNSCKMQKVRKNKMLNSA
- the LOC131207452 gene encoding uncharacterized protein LOC131207452, which translates into the protein MIESQVQVRQRRSESFELVPSGNPTQQHRETVQPPDESSSFNIDTESTAGLVTIVTVNLHQLEQLFQIGTDLGPKFWAFLVLLVTSMLSVFGVLLIRRIQTSHRIKRGPRFKSVLEWISIVLTVLIFISNLALQVFTNLNTQCAILLNQPLPLGSQTPNATTS